One segment of uncultured Tolumonas sp. DNA contains the following:
- a CDS encoding DUF2750 domain-containing protein — protein MTDHIEQHIPENFITEVKDNGVLWGLQFEDEWVVCDSQDDEAVDVLPLWSSERAAKLLCCDEWKEYQPTAIPLDEFFEEWVSDLNADGVLIGVEWDETLSGVEMDILDFARVLSHFE, from the coding sequence ATGACAGATCACATCGAACAGCACATCCCGGAAAATTTCATCACCGAAGTCAAAGATAACGGTGTTTTGTGGGGGCTGCAGTTTGAAGATGAATGGGTGGTTTGCGACTCTCAAGACGATGAAGCGGTTGATGTCTTACCTTTATGGTCATCTGAACGTGCAGCGAAACTGTTGTGCTGTGATGAATGGAAAGAATATCAACCAACCGCAATCCCATTGGATGAATTTTTTGAGGAATGGGTTAGCGATCTGAATGCTGACGGTGTCTTGATTGGTGTGGAATGGGATGAAACGCTAAGTGGCGTAGAAATGGATATTCTGGATTTCGCGCGCGTACTCTCTCATTTCGAGTAA
- a CDS encoding YgjP-like metallopeptidase domain-containing protein, whose amino-acid sequence MSDLMYLNGYPEQLLQQVRQLITKQQLGDWLAKRYPERHDIQSDTALFDYVAELKNRYMRNVSAISKVRYDSKLSVVHHALGLNVRKAQLQGSKIKRKHDIIIASVFRDAPPEFLRMITVHELAHLKETQHDKAFYQFCTYMEPAYHQLEFDFRVFMTNRDLIKKTQNTEI is encoded by the coding sequence ATGTCTGATTTAATGTATCTGAATGGTTATCCAGAGCAGTTACTGCAACAAGTCCGGCAATTGATCACGAAGCAACAATTAGGTGATTGGTTAGCGAAACGCTATCCAGAGCGACACGATATCCAAAGTGATACCGCGCTATTCGATTATGTTGCCGAACTCAAAAATCGTTATATGCGTAATGTTTCCGCCATTAGTAAAGTCCGTTATGACAGTAAACTATCGGTCGTGCATCATGCGCTGGGTTTAAATGTACGCAAAGCGCAGCTGCAAGGCAGTAAAATAAAACGCAAACATGACATCATTATTGCCAGTGTTTTCCGGGATGCGCCGCCAGAATTTTTACGCATGATAACTGTGCATGAATTAGCACACCTGAAAGAAACACAACACGATAAAGCGTTCTATCAGTTTTGCACTTATATGGAACCGGCATATCATCAGTTAGAATTTGATTTTCGCGTATTTATGACCAACCGCGATTTGATTAAGAAGACACAAAATACCGAAATCTGA
- a CDS encoding VF530 family protein: MSQFQSKDPLHGVTLEHIVTALVAHYGWDELGQRIDINCFQNEPSVKSSLKFLRRTPWARAKVEDLYVLTQSSPWIKKESSAE, translated from the coding sequence ATGTCCCAATTTCAATCCAAAGATCCGCTGCATGGCGTGACACTGGAACATATCGTCACAGCGCTGGTTGCTCACTATGGCTGGGATGAGCTCGGTCAGCGCATCGATATCAACTGTTTTCAAAATGAGCCAAGTGTTAAATCGAGTCTCAAATTTTTACGTCGGACACCTTGGGCACGCGCTAAAGTAGAAGATTTATATGTGTTAACCCAAAGTTCTCCCTGGATTAAAAAAGAGTCGTCTGCAGAGTAA
- a CDS encoding TSUP family transporter, whose protein sequence is MELEISTLFLLAFCGIAAGFIDSIAGGGGLLTVPALLSVGISPAQALATNKLQSSFGSFSATFYFLRRGYIDLKLIRNGIFFTFIGSALGTLLVQQIDPSALKQAIPFMLIGFALYFMFSPRIGEEDRQQRINFSLFSLLVGLGVGFYDGFFGPGTGSFFAIAFVSLAGFNLSKATAYSKLLNFTSNVASLIFFMLGGKILWQVGIVMGVGQFIGARLGSKMVVSKGSKIIRPLLVTMSLVMSARLLWQHYAG, encoded by the coding sequence ATGGAATTAGAGATTTCAACGCTTTTCCTTCTGGCTTTTTGCGGTATTGCAGCAGGGTTCATTGATTCAATCGCGGGTGGTGGTGGATTATTGACTGTGCCTGCCTTACTGAGTGTGGGGATCTCGCCCGCTCAAGCGCTGGCAACCAATAAGTTACAAAGTAGCTTTGGCAGTTTTTCCGCGACATTTTATTTTTTACGCCGCGGCTATATTGATCTGAAACTGATCAGAAACGGCATCTTTTTTACCTTTATTGGTAGCGCGCTGGGCACCTTGCTGGTTCAGCAAATTGATCCGTCGGCATTAAAACAAGCCATTCCATTTATGCTGATCGGTTTTGCGCTGTATTTCATGTTTTCGCCGCGTATTGGCGAAGAAGATCGCCAACAGCGGATCAATTTTTCACTATTTAGTTTGTTAGTCGGGTTGGGTGTGGGGTTTTATGACGGCTTTTTTGGCCCGGGAACCGGCTCATTTTTTGCCATCGCCTTTGTCTCGCTTGCTGGTTTTAATCTTTCTAAAGCAACAGCCTATAGCAAGTTACTGAATTTTACGTCAAATGTGGCTTCACTCATTTTCTTTATGCTGGGTGGAAAAATCCTCTGGCAAGTGGGCATTGTGATGGGTGTTGGCCAGTTTATCGGTGCGCGATTAGGCTCAAAAATGGTGGTGAGTAAGGGAAGCAAAATCATTCGCCCATTGTTGGTGACTATGTCATTGGTGATGTCTGCTCGTTTACTTTGGCAACATTATGCAGGCTGA